In one window of Helianthus annuus cultivar XRQ/B chromosome 17, HanXRQr2.0-SUNRISE, whole genome shotgun sequence DNA:
- the LOC110925090 gene encoding putative nuclease HARBI1, translating to MASNPWWPLSSDDEEEMFFANAVLRAGQILIEEEEEEEEEEEEFSSENVITRRIRINRDRQGAHEKLVNDYFSDEPLYNADIFRRRFRMSRRLFTRIANDLAGLDPFFTQRPDARNYEGFTTLQKCTAAIRQLAYGTVADALDEYLQMSARTTRECLYRFCHNVVKLYSKKYLRKPNAYDVQQLYQAHEARHGFPGMLGSIDCMHWGWHNCPTAWRGQYTRGDHGYPTVILEAVASQDLWIWHSFFGLPGSLNDLNVLYQSAIFTDVVNGTGPDTRFTVSGVEYRRGYYLADGIYPSWSTIVKTIPYPEDEKRKKFAKRQEAARKDIERAFGVLQKKWAIVAQPARAFTPKRLRLCMYACILLHNMIIEDEGRAICEYDENAAWGNTVPVDPPQQDLNSFSLTNDFTHANLQQDLVEHIWNNVNMVDGDGAEDEDE from the exons ATGGCTTCTAATCCTTGGTGGCCCTTGTCTTCGGATGACGAAGAGGAGATGTTTTTCGCAAACGCTGTACTACGGGCGGGACAGATTTTAatcgaagaggaagaggaagaggaagaggaagaggaagaattCTCGTCTGAAAATGTTATTACCAGACGAATACGCATTAACAGAGACCGCCAAG GAGCGCACGAGAAATTGGTGAACGATTATTTTTCGGATGAGCCACTTTACAACGCCGACATTTTTAGACGCAGGTTCCGAATGAGTCGCCGCTTATTCACAAGGATTGCCAATGATTTGGCGGGGCTAGACCCGTTTTTCACGCAACGTCCTGATGCTCGAAATTATGAAGGGTTTACAACGTTACAAAAGTGTACtgcggccattcgccaactggcGTACGGGACAGTGGCCGACGCTTTGGACGAGTACTTACAGATGTCGGCAAGAACTACGCGGGAATGTTTGTATCGGTTTTGCCATAATGTGGTAAAACTGTATAGCAAAAAATATTTGCGGAAACCAAACGCGTATGATGTTCAACAGTTGTACCAAGCTCATGAAGCAAGGCACGGGTTTCCGGGAATGCTTGGTAGCATTGATTGTATGCATTGGGGGTGGCATAATTGCCCGACTGCGTGGCGCGGCCAATATACGCGAGGTGATCACGGCTATCCAACCGTGATACTTGAAGCTGTGGCATCACAAGATTTGTGGATATGGCATTCTTTCTTTGGTCTCCCTGGTTCACTCAACGACCTCAACGTGTTATACCAATCGGCCATCTTTACTGATGTCGTTAATGGAACGGGACCGGACACACGTTTTACAGTTTCTGGGGTTGAGTATAGACGTGGGTATTATCTTGCTGACGGGATATATCCGTCTTGGTCTACAATTGTGAAGACTATTCCATATCCCGAGGACGAAAAACGGAAAAAATTTGCCAAGCGTCAAGAAGCTGCAAGAAAAGACATCGAACGTGCTTTTGGTGTCTTACAAAAAAAATGGGCCATCGTTGCACAACCGGCACGTGCGTTCACCCCAAAAAGGTTGCGTCTTTGTATGTACGCTTGCATTTTGCTTCATAACATGATTATTGAAGACGAAGGTCGGGCGATTTGTGAGTATGATGAGAATGCAGCTTGGGGGAACACTGTCCCGGTTGATCCCCCACaacaggatttaaactcgttcTCGCTAACAAACGACTTCACGCATGCAAACCTTCAACAAGATTTGGTAGAACATATTTGGAACAACGTTAACATGGTGGACGGTGACGGAGCCGAAGACGAAGACGAGTAG